In the genome of Oligoflexus sp., one region contains:
- a CDS encoding efflux RND transporter periplasmic adaptor subunit, translated as MKRNQLIFVASGLLLLGCTQKKVDLPAAPPKPAAAEPAPQAAPAGDAQAATAPVPAATASSPAAAQAPAGAAAPAGSATPDGNVNTRLSGEVASQTKSQLSFRVGGFIQDLKFKTGMACKKGDVLAVLDTRDYKLSLDMARSQKEMARVALGNAQSEFQREEELKKANVSTESMFDKLKTGYDKARLDLQMADLKLTQAEQAMQDTKLTAPYDCVVTKQLKNVGERVNPGDAVFELYNTSDVELNFQVPERLAGKIKVGDKLKVSIPATGFSGDLEVVRLVPVVEQASRTFRVIAKAPEQDQRVVPGLYAEAQLN; from the coding sequence ATGAAACGTAATCAGCTCATTTTTGTCGCCAGCGGTTTGTTGCTCCTCGGTTGTACTCAGAAGAAGGTGGATCTCCCTGCTGCTCCGCCGAAGCCCGCGGCGGCTGAACCCGCGCCTCAGGCTGCTCCGGCGGGTGATGCTCAGGCTGCGACCGCCCCGGTACCGGCTGCGACCGCCAGTTCACCGGCAGCAGCGCAAGCCCCGGCAGGCGCCGCGGCCCCGGCAGGATCCGCGACGCCGGATGGTAACGTGAACACGCGCCTTTCCGGTGAAGTTGCGTCGCAGACCAAATCGCAACTTTCATTCCGCGTCGGCGGTTTCATTCAGGATCTGAAATTCAAGACGGGTATGGCCTGTAAAAAAGGTGATGTCCTCGCGGTTTTGGATACCCGTGACTACAAGCTGTCCTTGGATATGGCCCGCTCGCAGAAAGAAATGGCTCGCGTGGCTTTGGGGAATGCGCAAAGCGAGTTCCAGCGGGAAGAGGAACTGAAGAAAGCCAACGTTTCGACCGAGTCCATGTTCGATAAGCTCAAGACGGGCTATGATAAGGCGCGCCTTGACCTTCAGATGGCCGATCTGAAACTGACGCAAGCCGAGCAGGCCATGCAGGATACGAAACTCACAGCGCCTTATGATTGCGTCGTGACCAAACAGCTGAAGAACGTCGGTGAGCGCGTGAATCCGGGTGATGCCGTGTTCGAACTCTATAATACATCGGATGTGGAACTGAACTTCCAGGTCCCAGAGCGTCTTGCTGGTAAAATCAAGGTCGGTGACAAGCTCAAGGTTTCGATTCCAGCCACTGGTTTTTCCGGTGATCTGGAAGTGGTTCGCCTCGTTCCCGTCGTGGAGCAGGCCAGCCGCACATTCCGAGTGATCGCGAAGGCTCCTGAACAGGACCAGCGCGTCGTCCCCGGACTGTATGCCGAGGCCCAACTCAACTAA
- a CDS encoding efflux RND transporter permease subunit, giving the protein MIEMSIRRPVFAWVLMFALIVFGAICLNRMGISQMPDVDFPVLNISVNYEGAAPEVVEADLIVPLEERLLTIEGIKEMRSSASQGSGRITLEFDINRNIDIALQEVQSAISQFRMPTGTDPAIVRKSNPEEDPILIVSIYGDKEFRELLNWTNNYLLDQLRFLPGVGAIDIGGFSERNLRVWFDPKKLNQYQLTVSDVVDALRTQHLESAAGQFTEGDRELRVRWLGEATAVEEVGNILILRRGGQIIHGSEIRIRDVAKVEDGLSDIRRVARYEGKPTISLRISKQRGTNEVEVSEALQERLKELSQDFPQGIGYRVNVDFTRSTKSTVELTMEKIWMAGVITILVCFFFLGSFQAALNILFSIPTSIVGTFIVLYFSGFTLNLFTLLALTLSISIVVDDAIMLLENIVRHYRMGKGSFRAAAEGAKEVLPAASAATLAMVAIFIPVVFMEGVIGKFFFQFGVTISAAVLISLLEAVTITPMRAAALLRNEPKVGRFEAFMDRVFERIGHAYRVVLKHTLHWRYLVILVSLVGFVLSLGLVKKIRQEFIPPQDQDILIINGQAPPGSSLEFTDQLARKVEAILKTVPEIEAFATSVGAGGGGSAQLNQVFFPLRLVPKEKREKTHVEIMADLRAKFRELKGIRMNMRDISSRNLSSGRQNPIGLSLRGPDLAVLGAKAQELIKKLEDEKLGVDLDTDYRAGIPELRIEPNRKAMAERGVSVDAVGQILTAAVGGLRSGRYTAEGKRYDVRFKLPDEMVRSAEDIKRLYVRNIAGNLIPLRELVTIEEGKASQSISRVNRMRAVSVYGNLAPGQSQAKVLQRSEELAQEILPPDYIFALEGASAGFNEAFASLYSALLIGILVAYLILAVQFDSFVHPISILMALPFSVTGALLALWLTNQSLNLFSFIGLIVLMGIAKKNSIMLVEFANHVRREKKLSVEDALLEASPVRLRPIIMTSVATVAAATPLVLGGGMGSEARLPMGLAIIGGTIVSTLLTLFVVPAFYMLLSKLENKKRHSMETVTS; this is encoded by the coding sequence ATGATTGAAATGTCAATTCGAAGACCCGTCTTTGCATGGGTCCTGATGTTTGCTCTGATTGTTTTTGGTGCCATATGCCTGAATCGCATGGGCATCAGTCAAATGCCGGACGTGGACTTTCCCGTTCTGAATATTTCAGTCAACTATGAGGGCGCGGCTCCTGAGGTCGTCGAAGCCGATCTTATCGTACCGCTCGAAGAACGCCTGCTCACGATCGAAGGCATCAAGGAGATGCGTTCCAGCGCCAGCCAGGGATCCGGCCGGATCACGCTGGAGTTTGATATCAATCGCAACATAGATATCGCGCTGCAGGAGGTGCAGTCGGCGATCAGTCAGTTCCGAATGCCGACCGGGACGGACCCTGCGATCGTGCGGAAGTCGAATCCGGAAGAAGACCCCATCCTGATCGTCTCGATATACGGGGACAAGGAATTCCGCGAGCTTTTGAACTGGACGAATAATTACCTGCTCGATCAGCTGCGCTTTTTGCCTGGTGTCGGCGCGATCGATATCGGCGGTTTCAGCGAACGCAACCTGCGGGTCTGGTTCGATCCGAAAAAATTGAATCAATACCAGCTGACCGTCAGCGATGTCGTGGACGCTCTGCGCACGCAGCATCTCGAAAGCGCGGCCGGGCAATTCACCGAAGGGGATCGTGAGCTGCGGGTGCGGTGGCTCGGCGAGGCGACGGCCGTGGAAGAGGTGGGGAACATCCTGATTCTGCGCCGTGGCGGGCAGATCATTCATGGCTCGGAAATTCGCATCAGGGATGTGGCGAAGGTGGAGGACGGGCTCTCGGATATTCGCCGGGTGGCCCGTTATGAAGGCAAGCCGACGATCAGCCTGCGCATCAGCAAGCAGCGCGGCACCAATGAAGTGGAGGTGTCCGAAGCCCTGCAGGAAAGACTGAAGGAACTGTCGCAGGACTTTCCCCAGGGCATCGGATATCGAGTGAACGTGGACTTCACGCGCTCCACCAAGTCGACCGTCGAACTCACCATGGAAAAAATCTGGATGGCCGGGGTGATCACCATCCTGGTCTGCTTTTTCTTCCTGGGAAGTTTTCAGGCGGCGCTGAATATCCTCTTCTCGATCCCGACGTCCATCGTCGGGACTTTTATCGTGCTCTATTTCTCGGGTTTCACGCTGAACCTTTTCACGCTCCTCGCGCTCACGCTCTCCATTTCGATCGTCGTCGATGATGCCATCATGCTCTTGGAAAATATCGTCCGGCATTATCGAATGGGCAAGGGCTCGTTCCGCGCGGCAGCGGAAGGCGCGAAGGAAGTTCTGCCGGCCGCGTCGGCCGCGACTCTGGCCATGGTTGCGATCTTTATTCCTGTCGTCTTCATGGAAGGGGTGATCGGAAAGTTCTTCTTTCAGTTCGGCGTGACCATCTCCGCCGCGGTTTTGATTTCGCTTCTGGAAGCTGTGACGATCACACCCATGCGTGCCGCCGCGCTTTTGCGCAACGAGCCGAAGGTGGGCCGCTTCGAGGCTTTCATGGACCGGGTTTTCGAACGCATCGGTCACGCGTATCGGGTGGTCCTGAAGCATACCCTTCACTGGCGCTACCTTGTTATCCTCGTGTCGCTGGTCGGCTTTGTGCTGTCACTCGGCCTTGTGAAAAAGATCCGTCAGGAATTCATTCCGCCCCAGGATCAGGATATCCTGATCATCAACGGCCAGGCGCCTCCCGGATCGTCTTTGGAATTCACCGATCAGCTGGCCCGGAAGGTGGAGGCCATCCTGAAAACCGTCCCCGAGATCGAAGCCTTTGCGACTTCGGTCGGAGCGGGTGGCGGGGGATCCGCGCAGCTCAACCAGGTGTTCTTTCCTTTGCGCCTTGTGCCGAAAGAAAAACGCGAGAAGACTCACGTCGAAATCATGGCCGATCTGCGCGCGAAATTCCGCGAGCTGAAAGGCATACGCATGAACATGCGGGATATTTCGTCACGCAATCTGAGCTCGGGTCGACAGAATCCCATCGGCCTCAGTCTAAGGGGGCCGGATCTGGCTGTGCTGGGCGCCAAGGCCCAGGAGCTGATTAAGAAGCTGGAAGATGAAAAGCTGGGTGTGGACCTCGACACGGATTATCGCGCGGGCATTCCAGAGCTGCGGATCGAGCCGAATCGCAAGGCGATGGCGGAACGCGGCGTGTCGGTGGATGCCGTGGGGCAGATACTGACCGCAGCGGTTGGCGGTCTTCGTTCGGGCCGCTATACGGCCGAGGGCAAGCGTTACGATGTGCGCTTCAAACTACCGGACGAGATGGTGCGTTCCGCCGAGGACATCAAGCGGCTTTATGTGCGAAACATTGCCGGGAACCTGATTCCCTTGCGCGAACTTGTCACCATCGAAGAGGGCAAGGCCTCGCAGTCCATCAGTCGGGTGAACCGCATGCGGGCGGTTTCCGTCTATGGGAACCTGGCCCCGGGACAGTCGCAGGCGAAGGTGCTGCAGCGATCGGAAGAGCTGGCTCAGGAAATCCTGCCGCCCGATTATATCTTTGCGCTTGAAGGGGCGTCGGCCGGTTTCAACGAGGCCTTCGCGAGTCTTTACTCGGCGCTTCTGATCGGTATTCTGGTGGCCTATCTGATTCTTGCGGTGCAGTTCGATTCCTTCGTGCATCCGATCTCGATTCTGATGGCGCTGCCTTTCAGCGTCACCGGCGCGCTTTTAGCCCTTTGGCTCACGAATCAGTCGCTGAATCTCTTTTCCTTCATTGGTCTGATCGTTCTGATGGGTATTGCGAAAAAGAACAGTATCATGCTGGTTGAGTTTGCCAATCATGTACGGCGTGAAAAGAAACTTTCGGTGGAGGACGCCCTGCTTGAAGCGTCGCCCGTAAGGCTTCGGCCGATTATCATGACCTCGGTGGCCACCGTGGCCGCGGCCACGCCCCTGGTCCTGGGCGGGGGCATGGGTTCGGAGGCGCGACTGCCCATGGGCCTTGCCATTATCGGGGGTACCATAGTCTCGACGCTGCTGACTCTTTTTGTGGTGCCGGCCTTCTATATGCTGCTCTCGAAGCTCGAAAATAAAAAGCGTCACAGCATGGAGACAGTTACGTCATAA
- a CDS encoding TetR/AcrR family transcriptional regulator encodes MTYENEKNDKEIRILGAAQDLFSRYGLRKTSIEEIAKSAGLGKGTVYLYFKSKEEIFDAVVQRFSETMTERLRTEIADVHTYSRKIEQYIITRLSFMNEMIRTNGLTAEVMNEASCTPAILKVRTKFGAQHIALLKQIIDEGVKAGEFETTDSEVSAMAIFVGMDGLEKPWSFPGRELPLEDKARALIELYLVGLKKRT; translated from the coding sequence ATGACATACGAGAACGAGAAGAATGATAAGGAAATCAGGATCCTGGGAGCGGCCCAGGATCTTTTCAGCCGGTATGGATTACGGAAAACCTCCATCGAAGAGATAGCTAAGTCAGCTGGACTGGGTAAGGGGACCGTTTATCTCTATTTCAAAAGCAAAGAAGAGATCTTCGATGCAGTTGTGCAGCGTTTCAGTGAAACGATGACGGAGCGTTTGAGGACGGAAATCGCCGACGTCCATACTTATTCCAGGAAGATCGAGCAGTATATTATCACCCGTCTGTCCTTTATGAACGAGATGATCCGAACCAACGGTTTGACGGCCGAAGTGATGAACGAAGCGAGCTGCACGCCAGCCATCCTGAAAGTGCGGACGAAATTTGGTGCGCAGCACATTGCGTTGCTCAAGCAAATCATAGATGAAGGCGTTAAGGCAGGGGAGTTCGAGACGACGGATTCGGAAGTTTCCGCGATGGCTATCTTCGTGGGGATGGATGGACTCGAGAAACCGTGGAGCTTTCCCGGCCGCGAACTGCCTTTGGAAGATAAGGCCCGAGCCTTGATCGAACTCTATCTTGTGGGACTTAAAAAAAGAACCTAG
- a CDS encoding efflux RND transporter permease subunit has translation MILSDVSIKRPVFATMLNLVLVVFGLFALPRLAIDQYPDVDFPVVSATVVYPGADPETIEQRVLDPLEKAVNGISGLDTLQSTAYPNIAQLVLKFKLDKKGDVAAQEVRDKIFAVLTQLPDEAETPIIQKFDVGGAPILNISVSSDGLSYAELSRYAADVIQPSLERVNGVARIDTAGIREREIHILVDREKLSSFGLTPQDLVTAVQSQSVDIPSGKIKTKENTWAIRVKGKAHGAAEIASLPVQLNGRTLRVGDIATVQDTIAEEETAAYIGKTPTILLSASKQAGGNTTQIADDLRKAIDKLKPQLPQNLKIDIVTDNSTYIKGSIDAVKLDLVLGAVLATLIVFVFLRDFWITVISAVALPTSVIATFAFLQSMGFTLNMMTTLGLSLAIGILIDDAIIVIENIHRHLAMGKKGAEAAKDATSEIGLAVFATTLTICAVFVPVAFMEGIIGRFFYQFGLTVAFAVLVSLFCAFTIAPMLSARLLKPGDHKPHNPKALKAWTAIENSLNALDNFYRGILQWALRHRALTLSGGFAVFILSFLLLKFVPVAFFPKEDKSQFNINLVLPEGTSLDATRERVFEVVDRVQAYPGVKTVVAALAATGDKKPNKAKFDVLLIPKTERSFTQAQIIQRIRDDLGPVYNVNGSEFSVQEPGGGGGGARTEPIQLVFRSDNWEKLVAFTDQVKEHIKTNIPGAVDTNSTKPKIAQEFRVVIDQGRAADLQVSAAQIGAVLRALYEGDKVGEIESNGKTVDVRLRISDQDRISAGDLGGIALMNRKGQLVNLGSIAEIQPAAAPSSIERFNGQRQITVYSGFTGKDLRGAIGQIQAYSAQNMPPEVTVSLTGEAEVMADAIKAMLRALAIAILLVFMILCAQYESYLAPMVIMAALPLSLTGAFGSLLLTGQVMSVYTMIGIILLMGLVTKNGILLIDFTMQRIRDGLTVDAALLEAGPIRLRPILMTTFAAGGGMLPIAFGHGEGGEARSPMGVAVIGGLLMSTVLTLVVVPCLFSVVEEWKERWVHRKERKKVPSGGGFAPISWMKKAQQKNPPPEV, from the coding sequence ATGATCCTTTCAGACGTTTCCATCAAGCGTCCGGTCTTTGCCACCATGCTCAACCTTGTGCTGGTGGTCTTTGGTCTCTTCGCTCTGCCACGGCTGGCGATTGACCAGTATCCGGACGTGGACTTCCCTGTGGTGTCGGCGACCGTGGTTTATCCCGGCGCTGACCCCGAGACTATCGAACAGCGTGTTCTCGATCCCCTGGAAAAAGCGGTGAACGGTATTTCCGGGCTCGATACCCTGCAGTCGACCGCTTATCCGAACATTGCGCAGCTTGTTTTGAAATTCAAGCTGGACAAGAAGGGTGATGTCGCGGCTCAGGAAGTTCGTGACAAGATCTTTGCCGTCCTGACCCAGCTGCCTGATGAAGCGGAGACTCCGATCATTCAGAAATTCGATGTCGGCGGCGCACCCATCCTGAATATTTCCGTGTCGTCGGACGGCCTGAGTTATGCCGAGCTGTCCCGTTATGCAGCCGACGTGATCCAGCCTTCCTTGGAGCGTGTGAACGGTGTGGCCCGTATTGATACCGCCGGTATTCGTGAACGGGAAATTCACATCCTCGTGGATCGCGAAAAGCTTTCGAGCTTCGGGCTGACTCCCCAGGACCTTGTGACCGCGGTTCAAAGCCAAAGCGTTGATATCCCATCGGGTAAGATCAAGACCAAGGAAAACACCTGGGCCATCCGCGTGAAGGGCAAGGCTCATGGAGCCGCCGAGATTGCGAGCCTGCCTGTTCAACTGAACGGCCGCACTCTGCGCGTCGGTGACATCGCCACCGTGCAGGATACGATCGCGGAAGAGGAAACGGCTGCTTATATCGGCAAGACACCGACGATCCTTCTGTCGGCGTCCAAGCAGGCCGGTGGCAACACCACGCAGATCGCGGATGATCTGCGCAAGGCGATTGATAAGCTGAAGCCTCAGCTGCCCCAGAATTTGAAGATTGATATCGTGACGGATAACTCGACCTATATCAAAGGTTCGATCGATGCCGTGAAGCTCGACCTTGTGCTGGGTGCCGTGCTCGCAACCCTGATCGTGTTCGTCTTCCTGCGCGATTTCTGGATTACGGTGATCTCGGCCGTTGCTCTGCCTACCTCCGTTATCGCGACCTTCGCGTTCCTTCAGTCGATGGGCTTTACGCTCAACATGATGACGACGCTGGGTCTGTCATTGGCCATCGGTATTCTGATCGACGATGCCATCATCGTGATCGAGAACATCCACCGGCATTTGGCGATGGGCAAGAAGGGTGCGGAAGCGGCGAAGGATGCGACCTCGGAGATCGGTCTGGCGGTTTTCGCAACGACCCTGACGATCTGTGCGGTGTTCGTACCTGTGGCCTTCATGGAAGGCATCATCGGTCGCTTCTTCTATCAGTTCGGTCTGACCGTCGCGTTCGCGGTTTTGGTCTCGCTCTTCTGTGCGTTCACCATCGCGCCTATGCTGTCGGCCCGTCTTCTGAAGCCTGGCGATCACAAGCCGCATAATCCCAAGGCGCTGAAGGCCTGGACGGCGATCGAGAACTCGCTGAATGCCCTGGATAACTTTTATCGGGGCATTCTGCAGTGGGCTCTGCGTCACCGTGCTTTGACTCTGAGTGGTGGTTTCGCTGTCTTCATTCTGTCCTTCCTCCTTCTAAAGTTTGTGCCTGTGGCCTTCTTCCCGAAAGAGGATAAGAGTCAGTTCAACATCAACCTTGTGCTGCCGGAAGGCACGAGTCTCGATGCCACGCGTGAACGGGTTTTTGAAGTGGTCGATCGCGTGCAGGCTTATCCCGGCGTGAAAACCGTGGTGGCGGCCTTGGCGGCGACCGGCGACAAAAAACCGAACAAGGCGAAGTTCGATGTCCTTTTGATTCCGAAAACCGAGCGGAGTTTCACGCAGGCGCAGATTATCCAGCGCATTCGTGATGACCTTGGTCCTGTCTATAATGTGAATGGCTCGGAATTTTCCGTGCAGGAGCCAGGCGGCGGTGGCGGCGGGGCGCGTACGGAGCCTATCCAGCTGGTCTTCCGTTCGGATAACTGGGAAAAATTGGTGGCCTTTACTGATCAGGTGAAGGAGCACATTAAGACCAATATCCCAGGCGCTGTGGATACCAACTCGACCAAGCCCAAGATCGCCCAGGAATTCAGGGTGGTCATCGACCAGGGCCGGGCGGCTGACCTTCAGGTTTCGGCGGCGCAGATCGGTGCCGTCCTGCGGGCGCTTTATGAAGGTGACAAGGTCGGTGAGATTGAATCGAACGGGAAAACGGTGGACGTGCGCCTCCGGATTTCGGATCAGGACCGCATCAGTGCCGGGGACCTGGGTGGTATCGCGCTGATGAACCGCAAGGGTCAGCTCGTGAATCTGGGTTCGATCGCCGAGATTCAGCCGGCAGCGGCGCCTTCGTCGATTGAACGTTTCAACGGTCAGCGGCAGATTACCGTTTATTCGGGTTTCACCGGCAAGGACTTGCGCGGTGCGATCGGGCAGATTCAGGCTTATTCGGCTCAGAATATGCCGCCGGAAGTGACGGTGAGTCTGACCGGTGAGGCCGAGGTGATGGCCGATGCGATCAAGGCGATGCTGCGTGCGCTCGCTATTGCGATCCTGCTGGTGTTCATGATCCTTTGTGCTCAGTACGAGAGTTATCTGGCGCCTATGGTGATCATGGCGGCACTTCCCTTGTCCCTTACCGGGGCCTTTGGTTCGCTGCTTCTGACCGGCCAGGTGATGTCGGTTTACACGATGATCGGTATCATTCTTCTGATGGGTCTTGTGACCAAGAACGGTATCCTCCTCATCGACTTTACGATGCAAAGGATTCGCGATGGTCTGACGGTGGACGCGGCCTTGCTGGAAGCCGGTCCGATTCGTTTGCGGCCTATCCTCATGACCACCTTCGCTGCGGGTGGCGGTATGCTTCCCATCGCGTTTGGCCATGGTGAAGGCGGGGAGGCCCGCTCGCCGATGGGTGTGGCTGTGATCGGTGGTCTTTTGATGTCGACTGTGCTGACTCTGGTTGTGGTGCCCTGTCTCTTCAGTGTCGTGGAAGAGTGGAAGGAACGCTGGGTTCATCGGAAGGAACGGAAAAAAGTTCCGAGCGGTGGCGGCTTTGCTCCCATCAGCTGGATGAAGAAAGCTCAGCAGAAAAACCCGCCTCCGGAGGTTTGA
- a CDS encoding DUF1186 domain-containing protein, with amino-acid sequence MGDLIFLSRDDLQYVLDGLSHRENKQHFRQSLIKATAASQRMIPHLTRWLETVLERPEQATQLGNPLKTTACLFLLASLGERKALPSILALMQMEDPGYYDLVEEEAIESASRILASVSEPDELMAIAQDTRYGLELRENCIDALLLHYTQDLLDFEDLSEFLYEQWRIFRPDDYEFWRTCLLTSFYVADERHYGEIQILAPKIKESYGQDLIQMLKSKDQPDGSTVRANLFACPEFQPIRDPVSELRDMVVFDMIESIAADVRRHDLDDFVDEEDQTVATRTLRFRVRPFAISDFSCSIELLDIHDLHDLHLAIQEALHWDADHCYSFFLDNRFLGSEQPYEAPADGGEETLIQLSHFQFKVGQEFAYVFDWSEERKFTVQVEAILPIDDDSEEATRFVPVIERRGTPPLQYSHKPQRS; translated from the coding sequence ATGGGTGACCTGATTTTTTTGAGCCGCGATGATCTTCAGTATGTGCTCGATGGACTGTCGCATCGCGAGAATAAACAGCACTTCCGCCAAAGCCTCATCAAGGCCACGGCGGCCTCGCAGCGCATGATACCACATCTGACGCGCTGGCTCGAAACCGTTCTGGAAAGACCCGAGCAGGCCACACAACTTGGCAATCCGCTCAAGACCACAGCCTGTCTTTTTCTTCTGGCCTCCCTCGGCGAACGCAAAGCTCTTCCTTCCATCCTGGCCCTCATGCAGATGGAGGATCCGGGATACTATGACCTTGTCGAGGAGGAAGCGATCGAAAGCGCCAGTCGTATTCTGGCCTCGGTCAGTGAACCGGATGAGCTGATGGCCATCGCCCAGGATACGCGCTATGGTCTGGAGCTGCGTGAGAACTGCATCGATGCCCTGCTTTTGCATTACACCCAGGATCTTTTGGACTTTGAAGACCTCAGCGAATTCCTCTATGAGCAATGGCGCATCTTCCGCCCCGATGACTATGAATTCTGGCGAACCTGTCTTCTGACTTCATTCTATGTCGCGGATGAAAGGCACTACGGGGAAATTCAAATCCTGGCGCCCAAGATCAAGGAAAGCTATGGCCAGGATCTGATCCAGATGCTGAAATCCAAGGATCAACCCGACGGCTCGACCGTAAGAGCCAATCTCTTCGCCTGCCCGGAATTTCAACCGATCCGCGATCCCGTTTCCGAACTGCGCGATATGGTGGTCTTCGATATGATCGAATCCATCGCCGCTGACGTCCGGCGTCACGATTTGGATGACTTCGTCGATGAAGAGGATCAGACCGTCGCGACCCGCACGCTGCGTTTTCGCGTGCGCCCCTTCGCAATCAGCGATTTCTCCTGTTCGATCGAACTGCTCGATATCCACGATCTGCATGATCTGCATCTGGCTATCCAGGAAGCTCTGCATTGGGATGCCGATCATTGCTACTCCTTCTTTCTGGATAATCGCTTTCTGGGATCCGAGCAGCCTTACGAAGCCCCAGCCGATGGCGGCGAGGAAACGCTGATCCAGTTGAGTCACTTTCAATTCAAAGTGGGCCAGGAGTTCGCCTACGTCTTTGATTGGAGCGAAGAACGAAAATTCACCGTTCAGGTGGAAGCGATACTCCCCATTGATGATGACTCGGAAGAGGCGACACGCTTTGTTCCGGTTATTGAACGTCGCGGCACACCCCCTTTGCAGTATTCTCACAAACCCCAGCGCAGTTAA
- a CDS encoding TolC family protein, whose amino-acid sequence MWAQDAANQKILTLQEAVNRAVTSNPNVSQAQAEMDAATERKRGAWTNIGPRASATYREAHFAEEQRIPFPEGSSTLIRPEVTKSGSLTIAQPVTGLYAAVQYGRFSNMQQDFSFESLRQAKRDVAFQAAEAFLNAYQAQEQLEITAASLNAAKRQYEDALAIQRVGRLSQGDVLKFQLALSQAETRAAQARTTKEVAFAILRQMIQAKDDEALALEQNLPKLEEETVDIQKGIEQALAQRPESKKAELGTELADYNKDLAYAQFIPSVNVFKTWDRNFGEVGGLGGEKESTYYGISVTWDIWSNGSSIFAVREAIANKEKAEATRVSATDNVKLDVIQAWQNFQAAKQSLKFAQTGVTQAEEAYRIDQTRFKNGQISATDLIFSESAMSTAQGTRVSAETQYLLWHFRLQRSMGKDLPQAQASQAPAQTAS is encoded by the coding sequence TTGTGGGCACAGGATGCAGCCAATCAGAAAATCTTAACTTTACAGGAAGCCGTGAATCGTGCGGTCACGAGCAACCCGAATGTGAGCCAGGCCCAGGCTGAGATGGATGCAGCGACGGAGCGCAAGCGTGGGGCGTGGACCAATATTGGGCCGCGGGCTTCAGCCACATACAGGGAAGCTCATTTCGCCGAAGAACAAAGGATTCCTTTTCCTGAAGGTTCCAGCACCCTCATTCGTCCCGAAGTCACAAAGTCGGGAAGCCTGACGATTGCGCAACCTGTGACCGGACTCTATGCAGCTGTGCAGTATGGTCGTTTCAGTAACATGCAGCAGGACTTCAGTTTCGAATCCTTGCGCCAGGCCAAACGCGATGTCGCGTTTCAAGCCGCAGAAGCTTTCCTGAATGCCTATCAGGCCCAGGAGCAGCTGGAAATCACCGCCGCATCTTTGAATGCAGCCAAGCGGCAGTATGAAGATGCCTTGGCCATTCAGCGCGTCGGGCGCTTGAGCCAGGGCGATGTGTTGAAGTTTCAACTGGCACTTTCTCAGGCGGAAACCAGGGCTGCGCAGGCCCGGACGACCAAGGAAGTGGCCTTCGCCATCCTGCGGCAGATGATTCAGGCGAAAGATGACGAAGCCCTGGCTTTGGAGCAGAACCTGCCGAAGCTTGAAGAGGAAACTGTCGACATACAAAAAGGTATCGAGCAGGCTCTGGCGCAAAGGCCGGAATCCAAAAAAGCTGAACTTGGCACAGAGCTCGCAGACTATAATAAGGATCTGGCCTATGCTCAATTCATTCCAAGTGTGAATGTTTTCAAAACCTGGGATCGGAATTTCGGTGAGGTAGGCGGCCTTGGTGGTGAAAAAGAATCCACCTATTACGGCATCAGCGTAACCTGGGATATCTGGAGCAATGGTTCCAGCATCTTCGCCGTTCGTGAAGCCATCGCCAACAAGGAAAAAGCCGAAGCCACACGCGTCAGCGCCACCGATAACGTGAAGCTCGATGTGATTCAGGCCTGGCAAAACTTCCAGGCTGCGAAACAATCTTTGAAATTCGCCCAGACCGGCGTGACTCAAGCGGAAGAAGCCTATCGCATCGACCAGACCCGGTTCAAGAACGGTCAGATCTCGGCAACCGATCTGATTTTCTCGGAAAGCGCGATGTCCACCGCCCAGGGCACCCGGGTTTCGGCGGAAACGCAGTATCTGCTCTGGCATTTCCGTCTGCAGCGTTCGATGGGCAAGGATCTTCCTCAGGCCCAGGCATCCCAAGCACCAGCACAAACCGCGTCGTGA
- a CDS encoding Hpt domain-containing protein — MNAPAFDLNPLLEAVSGDRETMSQVISIFISSTRADVDALRDAIAKNDSKAVKSTAHHLKGSLLEMNAKALVTLALKLEQLGAAQQLAEAYPLWQELDVKLRSLVAVLNETEYRRTA; from the coding sequence ATGAATGCCCCAGCCTTTGACCTGAATCCTCTTCTTGAAGCGGTCAGCGGTGACCGGGAAACCATGAGCCAGGTCATCAGTATATTTATCAGCAGCACACGAGCTGATGTGGACGCTCTGCGCGACGCCATTGCAAAAAATGATAGCAAGGCAGTCAAATCCACTGCGCATCACCTGAAGGGCTCGCTGCTCGAAATGAATGCCAAAGCCTTGGTCACCTTGGCTCTCAAGCTGGAACAGCTGGGTGCAGCCCAGCAGTTGGCCGAAGCCTATCCTTTGTGGCAGGAGCTGGATGTGAAGCTCCGCAGTCTCGTCGCCGTCTTGAATGAAACTGAGTACCGACGCACGGCCTAG